The following coding sequences lie in one Silene latifolia isolate original U9 population chromosome 5, ASM4854445v1, whole genome shotgun sequence genomic window:
- the LOC141654735 gene encoding uncharacterized protein LOC141654735 codes for MGEEIVVEDYMLQEIDTWKYYLSKDEFEDTMLNFEDHKPKYITVGKPTEFVTIKRRVLEGTSCSSSACEESPDLCKKKQLSALHAIDEYYDRRGLKRKLGFAGLASNDGDARCLKRKIGFPGLGNDEDVRQCSRKETVVEDWGNLNILADACCSVAAVKPVIIRLKIIPPAVKPVERLKVISAAEIAKVTSRKTVKVKKTGNAGKTKKGSDDNRNFDVPVVTELPPEYLEKIKKLNGRNIQRIEEKPLTASDVRPNLCRLLLNQKNLVVKPKFLTDDEEKKIAKKDEYINAKLIEPMGCYQEIKVNKWHMNHNSYNTLLKPWKELAASNGFGENDVVQVWSFRFDDDKVRNQLGIAIVRIFTAPRESSTSGSSGDGNGSSSLCSS; via the coding sequence ATGGGTGAAGAGATAGTTGTAGAAGATTATATGTTGCAGGAAATTGATACATGGAAGTATTATTTAAGCAAGGATGAATTTGAAGATACAATGCTGAATTTTGAAGATCACAAACCCAAATATATTACCGTTGGAAAACCCACTGAATTTGTCACAATTAAGAGAAGGGTTCTTGAAGGTACGTCGTGTTCGAGTTCAGCCTGCGAAGAAAGTCCTGATCTTTGTAAAAAGAAGCAGCTTTCAGCGTTACATGCTATTGACGAGTATTATGATCGTCGTGGTTTGAAAAGAAAACTCGGGTTTGCTGGACTTGCTAGTAATGATGGGGATGCTCGTTGTTTAAAAAGAAAAATCGGGTTTCCTGGACTTGGTAATGATGAGGATGTTCGACAGTGTTCGAGAAAAGAGACTGTGGTTGAAGATTGGGGTAATTTGAATATACTTGCGGATGCTTGCTGTTCTGTTGCTGCTGTTAAACCAGTTATTATAAGACTGAAGATAATTCCGCCTGCTGTTAAACCAGTTGAAAGACTGAAGGTGATTTCTGCTGCTGAAATTGCGAAAGTAACATCAAGAAAAACCGTAAAAGTCAAGAAGACTGGCAACGCTGGCAAGACGAAGAAAGGTAGTGATGATAACAGAAACTTTGATGTGCCGGTAGTTACGGAACTGCCACCGGAGTACCTTGAGAAAATAAAGAAGTTGAATGGTAGGAATATTCAGCGGATTGAGGAGAAACCATTGACGGCTTCAGATGTTAGACCGAATTTGTGCAGATTACTACTAAATCAAAAGAATCTGGTTGTTAAGCCTAAATTCTTGACAGATGACGAAGAAAAGAAAATAGCGAAGAAGGATGAATATATAAATGCAAAGCTGATCGAGCCGATGGGTTGTTATCAGGAAATCAAAGTGAACAAGTGGCATATGAATCATAATTCTTACAATACCTTGTTGAAGCCATGGAAGGAATTGGCTGCTAGTAATGGCTTTGGTGAGAATGatgtggttcaagtttggagtTTTCGGTTTGATGATGATAAAGTGCGTAATCAACTCGGAATTGCTATTGTTCGCATATTTACTGCCCCAAGGGAGAGTAGTACTAGTGGTAGTAGCGGTGATGGTAATGGTAGCAGTAGTTTGTGCTCGTCTTAG